A single region of the Cucumis melo cultivar AY chromosome 3, USDA_Cmelo_AY_1.0, whole genome shotgun sequence genome encodes:
- the LOC103488274 gene encoding uncharacterized protein LOC103488274, whose product MGVGRQVPISLDGVRDKNLMQLKKLNTALFPVRYNEKYYADVLASGEFTKLAYYSDICVGSIACRLEKKEHGSVRVYIMTLGVLAPYRGLGIGSRLLNHVLDLCSKQNIAEIYLHVQTNNDDAINFYKKFGFEITETIQNYYANITPPDCYVLTKLITQTQTKK is encoded by the exons ATGGGGGTGGGGCGCCAAGTCCCAATTTCGCTCGACGGAGTGAGGGATAAGAACTTGATGCAGCTCAAGAAGCTCAATACAGCCCTTTTTCCTGTTCGCTATAACGAAAAGTACTACGCCGACGTCCTTGCTTCTGGCGAGTTCACTAAGCTAG CATACTACAGTGATATATGTGTTGGCTCCATTGCATGTCGCCTTGAGAAGAAAGAACATGGATCTGTGCGTGTCTACATCATGACCCTGGGTGTTCTAGCACCCTACCGTGGACTAGGCATCG GCAGTAGACTGTTAAATCATGTTCTTGATCTCTGCTCAAAGCAAAACATTGCAGAAATCTATTTGCATGTCCAGACAAATAACGATGACGCTATCAATTTCTATAAGAAATTTGGGTTTGAGATTACAGAAACCATTCAGAACTATTACGCAAACATTACCCCGCCAGATTGCTATGTTCTTACCAAGTTAATCACTCAAACTCAGACCAAGAAGTAA
- the LOC103488275 gene encoding EG45-like domain containing protein → MSNIPPPFLSRCLFSIFFIAHLFHLSHGDVGSATHYGPPYLPTACFGNDFSMFPTNNMFGAAGEGIWENGAACGRQYRVRCFSSAVPNSCVRDQTIRITIVDRAVSTVAKAAVADTTMTLSTTAYKAIVQGSASLVNIEYTQN, encoded by the exons ATGTCGAATATTCCTCCTCCGTTTCTCTCGCGATGCCTCTTCTCCATCTTCTTCATCGCTCACCTCTTCCATCTCTCCCATGGAGATGTCGGTAGTGCAACACATTACGGTCCTCCTTACTTAC CTACCGCTTGTTTCGGAAACGATTTCTCGATGTTTCCGACGAACAACATGTTCGGGGCAGCCGGAGAAGGAATATGGGAGAATGGAGCGGCTTGTGGAAGACAATACCGAGTGAGATGCTTTAGTTCCGCCGTACCGAACTCGTGTGTTCGCGATCAGACGATTAGAATCACGATCGTGGATCGTGCGGTTTCGACGGTTGCGAAAGCAGCGGTGGCGGATACGACCATGACGTTGTCAACGACGGCGTATAAAGCGATCGTTCAAGGATCTGCGTCGCTGGTGAACATCGAATACACGCA gaATTGA
- the LOC103488276 gene encoding probable 1-deoxy-D-xylulose-5-phosphate synthase, chloroplastic — protein MGTASTGYPFGTAVHSYGNSAVLSRKLEFSRFNFPFPAELSRINLNSGSVFHFSSKSSVCKIHSLPDIDNIFWDKVPTPLLDVIDNPIHLKNLSLKELKQLAEEIRSELASFLSNVPASHKASLAVVELTVALHHVFHAPVDKILWDAGEETYAHKILTGRRPLMSTLHKKNGISGSTSRLESEFDPFGAAHGCNSVSAGLGMAVARDIKGKRERIVTVINNLSTMTGQIYEAMSNVGYLDSNMIVILNDSRHSLHPKLDDGSKTSVSALSSTLSRLQSSKSFRKFREAAKGVTKRIGKGMHELAAKVDQYARGMMGPSGSTLFEELGLYYIGPVDGHNIEDLICVLQEVASLDSMGPVLVHVITEENYSEGYPRVAGRKLDGLYNIDPLLYGIDSRTYGDCFAEALVVEAEKDKSIVTVHAGMQMEPSIQLFRERFPDKFFDVGMAEQHAVTFAAGLSCGGLKPFCVIPSAFLQRAYDQVVHDVDQQRIPVRFVITSAGLVGSDGPAQCGAFDITYMSCLPNMIVMAPSDENELVHMVATAACIDDQPVCFRYPRGSIVTTNNLALEGVPIEIGKGRVLAEGKDIALLGYGAMVQNCLNARALLSKFGVEVTVADARFCKPLDIALLRQLCDNHAFLITVEEGSVGGFGSHVAQFIALDGRLDGRVKWRPIVLPDNYIEQASPQQQLSLAGLTGNHIAATALSLLGRPREALLMMC, from the exons ATGGGTACAGCTTCAACTGGGTACCCATTTGGAACCGCTGTTCATTCATATGGAAACTCTGCAGTTTTATCTCGTAAATTGGAATTCTCGCGCTTTAATTTCCCTTTCCCTGCTGAATTATCAAGAATCAATCTGAACTCCGGCTctgttttccatttttcttccaaG TCATCAGTTTGTAAGATCCATAGTTTGCCGGACATTGATAATATCTTCTGGGATAAAGTTCCAACGCCTCTACTTGATGTGATCGATAATCCTATCCATTTGAAGAATTTGTCTCTTAAG GAATTGAAACAATTAGCTGAAGAAATTCGTTCAGAATTGGCTTCCTTTCTGTCAAACGTACCAGCATCTCATAAGGCCAGTTTGGCAGTCGTGGAGCTGACTGTTGCCTTGCACCATGTTTTCCATGCTCCAGTGGACAAGATACTGTGGGATGCAGGAGAAGAG ACCTATGCACACAAGATTCTTACCGGAAGACGGCCTCTCATGAGTACATTGCATAAAAAGAATGGTATTTCTGGATCCACATCTCGGTTGGAAAGTGAATTTGATCCATTTGGTGCTGCACATGGCTGCAATAGTGTATCTGCTGGACTTG GCATGGCAGTAGCAAGGGATATAAAAGGTAAACGTGAAAGAATAGTTACGGTAATTAACAATTTGTCAACTATGACGGGGCAAATATATGAAGCAATGAGTAATGTGGGATATTTGGACTCAAATATGATAGTGATATTAAATGACAGTCGGCATTCTTTACACCCAAAACTTGATGATGGCTCTAAGACATCTGTTAGTGCTTTGTCTAGCACCCTCAGCAGGCTCCAGTCCAGCAAATCCTTTCGAAAGTTTCGTGAAGCTGCTAAG GGTGTAACTAAAAGAATTGGTAAGGGAATGCATGAATTGGCTGCCAAGGTTGACCAATATGCTCGCGGCATGATGGGTCCCTCAGGATCAACCCTTTTTGAAGAACTTGGACTCTATTATATAGGCCCTGTTGATGGCCACAATATCGAGGACCTCATTTGTGTTTTACAAGAAGTTGCATCACTTGATTCAATGGGTCCAGTATTGGTACATGTCATAACTGAAGAGAACTATTCAGAAGGTTACCCGAGGGTTGCAGGCAGGAAACTGGATG GTTTATATAACATAGACCCATTGCTGTACGGAATTGATTCTCGAACATATGGCGATTGTTTTGCGGAGGCTTTAGTTGTGGAGGCAGAGAAAGACAAAAGCATTGTGACAGTGCATGCTGGGATGCAGATGGAGCCATCAATTCAACTGTTTAGGGAAAGATTTCCTGATAAGTTCTTTGATGTGGGTATGGCTGAGCAACACGCAGTTACATTTGCTGCTGGTTTGTCATGTGGTGGATTGAAGCCATTTTGTGTAATTCCTTCAGCTTTCTTACAGAGGGCATATGATCAG GTGGTGCATGATGTCGATCAACAGAGAATTCCTGTACGTTTTGTCATTACCAGTGCTGGATTGGTAGGATCTGATGGTCCTGCTCAATGTGGTGCATTTGATATAACATATATGTCGTGCTTGCCAAACATGATTGTCATGGCACCATCAGATGAGAATGAGCTAGTGCACATGGTTGCCACGGCAGCGTGCATTGATGATCAACCAGTATGCTTTCGATATCCAAGAGGCTCCATTGTCACCACTAACAACCTTGCCCTTGAAGGGGTTCCAATTGAA ATTGGAAAAGGGAGGGTTCTTGCTGAGGGTAAGGATATTGCTCTGCTTGGGTATGGTGCAATGGTTCAGAACTGCCTTAATGCTCGGGCCCTTCTCTCAAAGTTCGGTGTCGAGGTTACAGTTGCTGATGCAAGGTTCTGCAAGCCACTTGACATAGCACTTCTCCGACAACTCTGTGATAACCATGCATTTCTAATCACAGTTGAGGAAGGTTCAGTTGGAGGCTTTGGATCTCATGTTGCACAATTCATTGCCCTCGATGGACGGCTGGATGGAAGAGTCAAG TGGCGACCAATAGTTCTACCAGATAATTACATAGAGCAGGCATCACCACAACAACAACTCTCCCTTGCCGGTTTGACTGGAAATCACATCGCCGCAACGGCATTAAGCTTGCTCGGCCGCCCCCGGGAGGCATTACTTATGATGTGTTAG